The genomic window GCTCGGtatatgtgtaataaatatgcCTGATATAGATTTTAATACAACGAAATTGATTCTTTATCTTCagaaaaaaattcttgtaattaattaataatattttaaattagatttaCCTGTATTGTgcataaattcaatttttatcaactaattttaatactaaaataccggtattttaagataaataccggtttttaataccagacaaaaatcgtccgggatCCCAGTATTGTAAGCCCTAGTTGCATATTACCCTATTTGGAGTTGAAATATGGCCAATGACAACAACAATACGAAATTAAATACAACCAGTTGAATTTTACTTTATAAGAAGATGTCTCCAAATCACCAGAGAGGAGAGAATAAGAACAAAGGAAATATGGAAGCGAATGGAAGtggaaagttcaattacaaaaaagcTGGAGCTCTACAGTGGTACGAACATGGACAAAGAATGCcagagcacaggtggccgaaaagagTATCGGACTGTTATGAGATGGAAAACTTACGTAGGAAATAATAGATACAGACCTCAGAGAAGGTGACTGAGAATAGAATGCTGTGGAGGACGAAAATGCCAAACTTATAAAGAGAAAAAGCTGATAAAGaagtaataaaataacaattaaacaaacagtaccttaacatttattattttattataaaactgCACAACTAACCTATACAACTAATCTAATCAAGTACTACAACACCACCAACTTTTTCTATGGCTGCTTTTAATTTTTCAGCCTCATCCTTGGGAACATCAGCTTTGACTACAGCAGGCGCACCTTCAACAAACTTTTTCGCTTGTACCAAATTCATGCCTTCTACTAACGCCTTAATCTCTTTGATTAACGCTACTTTCtgtttttcttcaaatttcatCAATTTCACTGTGAACACGGATTTTTCTTTTTTAGGGGCGGCATCCTCTTCTTCTGCAGGTGCAGCAACTGGGGCGAAGCCTCCCGCTGGGAAGACGGGAGCGTCAGCTAAATTGAGCCTCTTCTTCAAGACAGAACTTAGTTCCGAGACTTCAATTAAGTTAAGTTTGGAAATTTCTGTGGCTAGTTTATCTATTTTAGGTGATACTGGTTGTTCGACATTACTAGGGGGTGGAATTTGGATTTTTTCTACGGGATTCGTCTGGGCCTCTACGGACTGGCACAATGCAGCActgtaacaaaaaaagttagtaCGTATATCTAAAATAATACAAGGTTGAATAACATACCAATTTGAAATTCGTCTGTATCCTTGCAATGGGCGAAGTATCAATCTTACACTCTGCATTTTGATAATATTAAATTCTATCAATTTGTACTTTTAGTTCCCCttcaatataaccttaaaatattAACTAACCTACAATTTTCTtgacattcttcttttttgtgtaTGAAATTGATAGAATGACTAGAATGAAgaaattttaaagttttatttttaatagatattttcaGAAAATAAGAATTAAATATAGTGGATAATGTTATATAAGAatgaaattttagaaaattaattgaatttatttgattttGAATTTATTAGTTTGCGCACTGTTGACATCTAGTGGGTGACGTCTAAACTTCAACTTCATTGGCTTGAAGGTTTCTTGTTTGAATTTCTTTAAATGTCTAGAAATTCAATTTGTAAATATAATTAATAAGAGAAAACTAACTCATTTAAAACatgtacaaaaataattaaaattatttaaacacatacttaaatttcaAATTATTAAAGACATGTTTTcgccatagagttatatattagcatagagagagtgtcattcagagcgaagtgacgacaccatcttttttatttggattagtgctctttcactcttacgcatagtaaagcagCTACAGtggtcctcctcttccgtgcctatattcacactgaatgtcatcatagattttcgatacaatgtgttagaaagagatgcagcaaaccagtccatgagatcttgtcgtcaggaagcgcggaaggtaggctccctctatgttaatatatacctctatggttttTGCTTgatttttttgtcttttatttaaacattttgaCAATTGAAAATTGACAACTGTCAACTGTCACACAAAACTAAAACGTCAACTGACCAGTCAGATAAATATTTTCATGACTAGTaattttttgaatatcaaaaaataaaataaaggataCTTATTTTTGTCAGGTACTACAGTTtagatttattatattttaagttttacaACATAAATGTCACattgcttttaattttaaattataaccTCAAAGTTAGCCGCAAGATCTATGGCCACAAGTAAATTACCTTTTTTAAAGGATCTCCTCTCCTCTCATTACAGTTGTAGTGCCTTTTCAGCCTTTTCTTTTACCTTGTATCTTGCCAGTTCACACACAATTATTGTTTTTACTCATCCTTTATACTTATTTTAGGATAAACAATAACTAGGCTAACAATGGAGAACATAGCTACCGATTCTGGAAAAATAGTGAAGATGGAAGTGGATTACAGTGCCACTTGCGACGATAAAATCCCCGAGTGTCAAAAACTAGCAAAATCAGGTAAATTGCATGATGCCCTTGATCAATTGCTGGCTTTGGAGAAGCAGACCAGAACGGGGGCAGACATGATATCCACTGGTCGAGTCTTGGTTGCCATTTGCCAAATTTGCAAGGATGCAAAGAATTGGTCTGCACTCAATGAACACATCGTTTTGTTGACAAAAAGGAGGTCACAGTTGAAGCAAGCTGTAGCCAAGATGGTTCAAGAATGCTGCAGCTATGTGGATGAAACTCCAGATAAGGAGACTAAAGTGAAACTTATAGACACATTAAGGTAAATAACTACATTATTTATGTATACTAAATGCTATTTCATATatcgaggggttcgagcgaaaacccgataaCTAACAAAACCATTGTTAAGAGATAATCACGGTTAAAGATTTTAGGAAGTTTGAAGAAGATTTAAAATCGTCATAGGcagttttatcaaatatttgttatagCCAAATGGCAGAGAATTTAATATTCTgttagaataatttattttaagtttaatttataaaacatatttacaaaacaaataaaacgtgATATTTATTGGGTTTTACCTCGTTGAATAAGTATAACATTTGACTTTATTGGTTTTtatgttgaattttttaaattataaaataaaagttaattatatattattccaacaaaaataattctttttagaaaattaaaaggtaaaatgtgtCTTCTTCCAATTCTTCTCACATCATTATGTCTGAAATTCGATCTACAATATAATTTTACagtttttaaatttgttattcaAGCATGCACCTCTTCTGGAAAATATTTTCTTGACACATCTTTATCAAATCCGTTTTCTTTGCTTCACTTATTGGAAAGGTAGTTTTATAAACTTTGGTAAATTGCCCGGAGTTGGTAAGTCTGTGGTTGCTTTTTGGGATGAAATTTGTTTTAGCCTTTTACGGCGTAGAgtacaagtttttttttaattcaaaccaatatcttctgatatttttattaactggTTACCATTTTCCGCTATTGTCTTCTTTAGAATATCATCCAGTAGAATCACAGTTAGCTACAACATTTATTGTATCATCTGAGAATATACGCAGCATTTTTTAAAAAGCTTTTGACATACTGGAATTCATTCATGGTAAGCTAGTGGAAAGAAACATTTCTTACTAAATGTTCGTTACTTTCTTTGGGAAGTTTTAGGGACCAGTCTAGTCCTAATTagtttgacagttatattgtacaaaataaaaaattttctagaCTAGACTACTACTACTAGACTCCAGTAATTTCTACAGAGATTCAATAGTCTTCAGACAACTTTTCAGtacacttaaatttaaatttactacaattgaTTTGATGTGGTGCCTTGGAAGCTCTGAGTTtgtttttcattataaatatgGGCCCCATTCTAACCCCTTTTTTGTTTTCGTAATATGCAATTGTCAATTTACGCCATCTTTTATTGGGTTTTCGCAGGAAAAAAGTGTGctgaaatttaataaactatcatAACCTAAAATTCTTTATCGGATTTTCGCATGAACATATTTTGTCAGAATAAACAATTTTGTAATCTTCATCtctgataaaattaattttcagtttttaacttagaaatatttctaataaaattagtaactttACATAGGGAAAAAGAAGAATAATAGGGAAAAAAAGATAAATGATTCTACCGGATTCtcatattataaatatgtttacaACAAAGTATTTTTATCAGTAAAGTGATATATTGGGttggtgttatttaaaaatatgagttAACTGTTTTTACcatgtttggtttttattagttattgTGCTTCAAAATGtaaatatcaaataataacatttaccaGTGGTAGGAGACGTGTTTTTACtacagcagaaataaaaataccagttttcataattttggtatttatcgggttttcgctcgaacccctcgatATAATTCGGACTAAATATATTGTCGTCATTGCGGCAAAAGTCCAAAACAATAGATCTGAGGAACATTTAGTGACTTCTGTCTGACAACACAATGGTAATTTTAGACTTATGCATATTCAGTGACTTAGGCAACCATCTCTAGATACTTTCTAGGACTTTGTTATTTTTGCCAGACTGTGAAAATTGTTATATATTCAGTGACTTAGGCAACCATCCCTAGATTCTTTCTAGGACTTCGTTATTTTTGCCAGACTGTGAAAATTGATATTGTGGATCGATCAAGACACTTAACTTAATTTAGACAAAAGTGGTCTTAGTGAGTTTTGCCGTGACGACGACGATATGTGACTTTAGATCCTAAGAACTGTATTTATGCATTATTCATATTTTGTTATCTTATACTTTTTGTGTGCTATCATTATTAATTATCTGTCGATATCGTGTTAGGGATAGCTTTAAGTATTTGTCTGAAGAACAATTTGGAAGACAAGAAGCAAAATTATTGATGTTTCGATTTCGTGTTAGGGATAGCTTTAAGTATTTGTCTGGAGAACAGTTTGGAAGACAAGAAGCAAAATAATTGATGTTTCGATTTCCGCTGAAATTGTGTTAAAAAGGGTGTGTAACCGCCAAGGTGTTAAGGAGGATATGAAACAATTTCTGGAGTTCCAAttgaaacgaaaaatttttaggTTAGGTTATTTATTTGTCATTACAATCAACGGTGGACAATCTCATATAAACACAGTAATATGcctttgcatattttttgtctaGTTCTGCCATACTTGCTGGTTTAGTTTTATAaatctatttttcaaaattttttattagtaattctATTTCAAGGGATCAGATTCCATTTAGAAATCCCAATTGACTTACTGAGAAGAAAATTCAAGCATTCGCTGACGCCGAATAAAGttttataacaaacaaataagtgtattttttaaaaaaagataaacaaaaccgctgtttttaagtggtgtataaaatatttaattctctTGTGGTGTATAAAATATGCCACGCGTGCACTTATGTCATAACTTGATGCGcatgtagttaaaggttaacgaAACTCTGCATTAAATCTAAAGTTTTGTTGTAaattataacatttttttgtcTACCTCTTTGAATGTCACCTTTTACATGTCCAGTTACCTCAAAAagctttacaattttttgtacTGTTGTCTGATAGGAGAATGGTTTGGGAAAGTATCATTGAACAAATTGGCTATTTCACTATTAGATCTTTTTCTATCGTCTCATTATCATTAAATCAGTAATTCGCTCTTTTTTATTAAAACCAATAAAACAACTGTCAGCTTTCGTTATtaatacaatagggaacttgtataaaattttaaattcgaaaaaaatggtataaatcacaacagaacataatttagaacctgtatcaaagataaaaaagttttgtttgtctttcgtttggcccctaaagacgactaaaaattcaacttacaccagccaccccaaaacgcgtcgtgacgtcacggggttgtatgtttacattctacaccaattgtatatataattttaaattagacattataaacgtcagtaaaaaatacagttatgtgacgttaaaagtgtttttgatcgtttgaactattcatagaaaatttgtacttttacaaaatggttttattttcaatagtaaaccttctttcatTTCCTTCAAAAAATGTATCAAagtccaatctcaacaaactggtatatattattacaacgacatacaataaatgtcattagaatataaatatttttcctttattatgCGACGACGAGCTgggcaaatacccaagtaggtggaggctaataaactaaagaagaagaagaagaatatacgtaaatataaccataaacggaaccacatagttaaactctgtcgtcacgggtcgtttgaactattttaaaatacagaagactttaaatttgtacttataagttattatgagtttttgaagcgtgaaattttggaaatctcatttttatacaaaactgaacattattatgtaataaaaaaaatgtgcaagttccctatttattTAACATAACTTTTCAATAAATGTCCAGCTATTGTTAGTTTTATGAATTATTGTAAAAGTCATAGCATTTTATATTTACTGAATTACTTCAAAACTATTTGGGCACtgagaatttttatttatttaagaccTTAATGTAAAAATGCTAAATCGGGTAACATTGAAAGCATCAAATTTGAAATCTCTATATTGCAGAACAGGCAAATCCCGGTTTTTGTACAATTTGGTCCATCCATTCAAGAGATAATTAGGTGGTTCCACACTTTTCGTACACTCTGTATATATACTTTATCTCTatcttatttatttaattttaaaatttttttaggcAAGTTACAGAAGGCAAAATTTACGTAGAAGTTGAAAGGGCTCGTCTGACTCACAAATTAGCTAAAATCCGTGAAGATGATGGTGACATACAACAAGCCGCTGACATTATTCAAGAACTGCAGGTGGAAACATATGGATCTATGGAGAAAAGAGAGAAAGTGGAATTAATACTAGAGCAGATGAGGTTGTGTGTTGCCAAGCAGGACTACATTAGAACTCAGATCATTTCCAAGAAGATCAATACTAAATTCTTCGATGAAGATGGTAAGATTGTCTGTTGATGTTTGCAcatttttttctctattttctCTCGTATGATTAGCTATTATTTAAAAACAGGGACTCAGGTgtgttatattatttatttttatttagcataTGGCATTTTGACATATTTATAGTGTTACAATAAAGATTATAATAAACGTTATTGGcttgatataaaaatatttagatCATGCCCAATTTATAGGCATACGTCGAGGTTGTTCATGTAGTTAATCTACTTGATCGTCACAAACGCGAAATCTTGTGGTGACACTCCTCTGTTATGTGCTTGATAGATTGGACCTCGCCACAGCTGCATGACAACATGTACATACATCGACCATGTTGAGTTCTGATGCGATTAAGTGTGCACCAGGTCTTACTTGGTAGGTCAAATCCAGGAGGTGTCTCTGCGATGCAAGGTATGACTGTATGACCTTCCAACCATTTATGGATCCATATGGTGATCTTGTTGAACCGGTGGCTGTGGTTGGTTCTGTGGTTTGTATTGGAGATTTTCTGGAGCGCAGTCGACTTTTGGTTGCATCTTGCTAAGGATCTTGTTATATTCTTTGGTTAGCAGATTGAGTCGGCGAAGATGTGGTGGTGGAATGTCGCTCAGCACTGGTAGCCAATGGGTTGGTGTAGATTTGATTATTCCAGCGATCATTCTCATGGTGTTATTAATTAGCCGGACATCAATATTTTTAACGTGAACACTGTTGATCAATATTGGTGTGTTATACATATATCATTCACAGACAGTTTTATGACTTTATTCATTCTTCTACTGAGTATTATAGACAGATATTCTTATTTTTGGATGaaattctttgtttattttatttttatttttatttcaggcTCTTCAGATTTAAAATTAAAGTATTACAGACTGATGATGGAGGTGGATGAACATGAGGGCTCATATTTGGCAACTTGTAAACATTATAGGGCTGTTCTTAATACTCCAAGCATTATGGCAGACGCCGAAGAAAGACAAGCTGCAGCGCAAGCCGTTGTTCTTTACATTATATTGGCTCAACATGATAATGAGCAGGTAAGTCTGTGGCgacacgctttaattactatttttgcaaattttattttttaataacttttctcaaaacgaaataatatgggtcgtataaaattcacatttaatatacaaaccagatgctaagaaggGACCGTTAAGTTTACGAATCGAAATATATCCctaaccatatgtttttggtgtgttcagtttaaacaaactgaattccccataaattaattaccttatcagaTCTTATGTCAATAACGCACTTTGGAAATACATTCGAAGACGTTTCTTAAAACTACAGAAAGGTTCTGAGCTTTTAAAACGCCAGATATAGTAATTTATTGCCTTTTCTAGCCATATTGTAAAACCGCAAACATGATAATAGTGTTGTGGTCTCTGCAGTATCGTCACGACAGGCACGCAGTTCAGACGCACCCTCGCTGCTCTCAAACAATAAGCAACCCTCTTACGAGATGAATAAACACGccttttaaacaaaaaataaaataaatattactgttcgttgtttacacttatttttaatcGATTCCGTCAACACACCCACCATCGGAACAAGTCTTATGCGCTTATATCTTTAATATATCGTAATGTATTGTTgagtacataataaaaaaatatttatagaatTTTGGACTGACTTGTTGAGATATTATTGAAATAAGTTCCCATTTTTTTACCGATGTAACCAAAGTCCCGAATATTGTATTAGAATATCTAGACTTAGTTTTTGTTTTATGTTTAGGTTGATTTGACACACCGGGTGTTAGCTGACAAAGTATTGGAGGAAATTCCAACTTACAAGCAACTTCTGAAACTTTTCACCACTCCTGAATTGATCAAATGGTCTGGCTTGTGTGAACTGTATGAAAAGCAGCTGAAGACTACTCCAGTTTTTTCTGGTAACGATCAGGCCCAGAAAAGATGGTCAGATTTAAAGTAAGTTAATAATGTGTAAACAAAATATTGGATATTTACATATCTATAGCGACacgcttcatttattattttttttaattgctaattttaaatattaactttcttttctcaaaacgaaataatataggtcatataaaattcacatttaatatacaaaccagatgctaagaagaGCCCGTTaagttttacgaaacgaaatgtatCTCTAACCAgatgtttttggtgtgttcagtttaacaaactaAATTTCCCATAAATTAGTAAACCTTATCAGTCCTTATGTCAATGAATTACTTTTTGAATGCATTCGAGGACGCTTCTTGACAGAAATGTTTTCAGCTTTTAAAACATCAGATAAAGGATCAGCCTCTTTATGTCGATAAATTAGTCTTCAACGTAAAACCACAGACATGTGTTTTTTCA from Diabrotica virgifera virgifera chromosome 5, PGI_DIABVI_V3a includes these protein-coding regions:
- the LOC126884797 gene encoding 39S ribosomal protein L12, mitochondrial; protein product: MQSVRLILRPLQGYRRISNCAALCQSVEAQTNPVEKIQIPPPSNVEQPVSPKIDKLATEISKLNLIEVSELSSVLKKRLNLADAPVFPAGGFAPVAAPAEEEDAAPKKEKSVFTVKLMKFEEKQKVALIKEIKALVEGMNLVQAKKFVEGAPAVVKADVPKDEAEKLKAAIEKVGGVVVLD
- the LOC126884790 gene encoding 26S proteasome non-ATPase regulatory subunit 12: MENIATDSGKIVKMEVDYSATCDDKIPECQKLAKSGKLHDALDQLLALEKQTRTGADMISTGRVLVAICQICKDAKNWSALNEHIVLLTKRRSQLKQAVAKMVQECCSYVDETPDKETKVKLIDTLRQVTEGKIYVEVERARLTHKLAKIREDDGDIQQAADIIQELQVETYGSMEKREKVELILEQMRLCVAKQDYIRTQIISKKINTKFFDEDGSSDLKLKYYRLMMEVDEHEGSYLATCKHYRAVLNTPSIMADAEERQAAAQAVVLYIILAQHDNEQVDLTHRVLADKVLEEIPTYKQLLKLFTTPELIKWSGLCELYEKQLKTTPVFSGNDQAQKRWSDLKSRVVEHNIRVMAKYYTRITINRISELLDLSPGETEEFLSQMVVSKTIQAKTDRPAGVVHFQQSKDPSDVLNDWAHDLTQLMQHVNKITHLINKEECVHKHLQSTSA